A window of the Nitrospinaceae bacterium genome harbors these coding sequences:
- the hpt gene encoding hypoxanthine phosphoribosyltransferase has translation MPLGEIIFSNEQIQARVAALAGEINAKLRAENLHVILTLKGALFFGTDLIRAMNRELSVGFISASSYGGGTESSGQVQLRIRDAGEITGQQILIVEDIIDTGRTLETIVNAVGVQNPASVHTVAFIDKPARREVKFETDFTGFSVEDVFIVGYGLDYAEGWRSLPDIHAFKP, from the coding sequence ATGCCACTCGGTGAAATCATCTTTTCCAATGAGCAAATTCAGGCACGCGTAGCGGCGCTTGCCGGGGAGATTAATGCCAAGCTCCGTGCAGAGAATCTACATGTCATCCTCACGTTAAAAGGGGCCTTGTTTTTTGGAACTGACCTCATCCGTGCGATGAACAGAGAGCTAAGCGTCGGCTTCATCTCGGCATCAAGCTACGGTGGGGGAACCGAAAGCTCGGGGCAGGTCCAGCTCCGCATCAGGGATGCCGGAGAAATCACCGGACAACAGATTCTAATCGTCGAGGATATTATCGACACCGGGCGGACACTCGAAACAATAGTGAATGCCGTGGGCGTACAGAACCCGGCCTCGGTCCATACGGTCGCTTTCATCGACAAGCCCGCTCGCCGCGAAGTGAAATTTGAGACTGATTTCACAGGATTTTCCGTGGAAGATGTTTTCATCGTGGGCTACGGCCTCGACTATGCCGAGGGGTGGCGTTCACTTCCAGACATCCACGCTTTTAAGCCATAA
- a CDS encoding PilZ domain-containing protein: MSSGAEQRQNVRYKLPVLIEAPELANDWLRPEDISLGGFMVHLQNEPTVGMATEGAIRVEKEVFSGRISVAWVKEDLSEDESVWNAGLLFRLPDEDQEDAFEKAVEKLRKKMSRHK, translated from the coding sequence ATGAGCAGCGGTGCGGAGCAGCGACAAAATGTCCGCTATAAATTGCCTGTTCTGATTGAGGCCCCGGAGTTGGCCAATGACTGGCTGCGTCCCGAGGACATCAGCCTCGGTGGATTCATGGTCCATCTCCAAAACGAGCCGACCGTGGGTATGGCGACCGAGGGTGCCATCCGAGTTGAGAAAGAAGTTTTCTCCGGCAGGATATCCGTTGCCTGGGTGAAAGAGGACCTATCGGAAGATGAGTCGGTCTGGAACGCTGGATTGCTGTTCCGGTTGCCGGATGAAGATCAAGAGGATGCCTTTGAGAAGGCCGTTGAAAAACTTAGAAAGAAAATGAGCAGACATAAATAA
- a CDS encoding HAMP domain-containing protein, which yields MNTHEPAPRPERIFWLPPMIFIINIAGMGLVLAYSRFNLRPFLPAHETTSLQPLWLFLFITFFVPTSLSAWYLRPIYGWVRGRKRSRPDEKETAPPLVERAANIPAVMGALCLGSWALLDIMVLVRIIWIFSDPTIGMVLHFFIRPLLAGLIASTAVTFLSEYLCRTHLWPVLFVGTQLQENARLYRIKVGHRLFLLWLAISFLPLSAAAFTAAIRMNKLNAASDPLLLRVIMAIMLIAVSAAIGGAWLAWLVSRSIGRPLRRLESAMAKLRGGDFKVRVPVTSTDEISALEEGFNLMTTRLAESYESLESRNQELGEALDRVSFLEKVKYGLDRFVPDTVRRLIEEDPNSPALEKQARDVTVLFLDIEGYSRLSETLPREKLTEIIERYFSSYLSDIRAEGGDINETAGDGLMILFQEGEAKAHASAAVRAALAIREKTTAENARNPEGFPPIAVNIGISSGECEVGSTRLREISGERWTFTATGPVTNLAARLGDCAVGGQILLSPETALRVEGRFHLRSMGEQSLKNLAEPVEAWEAL from the coding sequence ATGAACACCCACGAGCCCGCGCCCAGACCCGAGAGAATATTCTGGCTGCCCCCGATGATTTTCATCATCAACATCGCGGGAATGGGCCTCGTCCTCGCTTACAGCCGCTTCAACCTGAGGCCGTTCCTCCCGGCCCACGAAACGACCTCCCTCCAGCCGCTGTGGCTGTTTTTATTCATCACCTTTTTCGTGCCGACCTCATTGAGCGCCTGGTATCTCCGGCCAATATACGGGTGGGTGCGCGGGCGAAAGCGCTCCCGCCCGGACGAGAAGGAAACAGCCCCGCCCCTGGTGGAGCGGGCCGCCAATATCCCCGCCGTGATGGGCGCTCTGTGCCTCGGTTCGTGGGCGCTGCTCGACATCATGGTCCTCGTCCGCATCATCTGGATTTTTTCCGATCCGACGATCGGAATGGTCCTTCATTTTTTCATCCGTCCGCTGCTGGCCGGGCTGATCGCCTCGACCGCCGTGACGTTTCTATCGGAGTACCTCTGCCGGACGCACCTGTGGCCCGTTCTGTTTGTGGGAACCCAATTGCAGGAAAACGCCCGGCTCTACCGGATCAAGGTGGGACACCGCCTTTTTCTGCTATGGCTAGCCATCAGCTTCCTGCCCCTGAGCGCAGCGGCCTTCACCGCCGCAATCCGCATGAACAAGCTGAACGCCGCATCCGACCCGCTTCTCCTTCGCGTCATCATGGCTATCATGCTGATCGCGGTTTCGGCGGCCATCGGAGGTGCCTGGTTGGCATGGCTGGTTTCGCGCTCCATCGGGCGCCCACTGCGCCGCCTTGAGAGCGCGATGGCGAAGCTAAGAGGGGGTGATTTCAAGGTTCGTGTCCCCGTAACTTCCACCGATGAAATCAGCGCTCTCGAGGAGGGCTTCAACCTCATGACCACGCGGCTGGCCGAGAGCTATGAATCGCTCGAATCCCGCAACCAAGAACTCGGCGAGGCACTGGATCGTGTCTCCTTCCTCGAGAAAGTAAAATATGGTCTCGACCGGTTCGTTCCCGACACCGTTCGCCGCCTAATCGAAGAGGATCCGAACTCCCCCGCCCTTGAAAAGCAGGCCAGGGATGTCACCGTCCTTTTCCTAGACATCGAAGGGTATTCGCGGTTAAGCGAAACCCTGCCGCGCGAGAAACTCACTGAAATCATTGAGCGATATTTCTCCTCCTATCTTTCGGATATTCGAGCAGAGGGAGGCGACATCAACGAAACCGCAGGCGATGGACTGATGATCCTGTTTCAGGAAGGAGAGGCAAAAGCACACGCCTCAGCCGCCGTACGGGCAGCCTTGGCCATCCGAGAGAAAACTACCGCAGAGAACGCCCGCAACCCAGAAGGCTTTCCACCCATCGCCGTCAACATCGGCATTAGCTCGGGCGAGTGCGAGGTAGGCTCGACACGTCTGCGGGAAATCTCGGGAGAGCGCTGGACATTCACCGCAACGGGCCCGGTAACGAATCTCGCCGCTCGCCTCGGAGATTGCGCCGTCGGCGGTCAGATTCTTCTCTCGCCCGAAACCGCCCTACGGGTGGAGGGCAGATTCCATCTCCGAAGCATGGGCGAGCAGTCCTTGAAGAACCTTGCCGAGCCGGTCGAGGCCTGGGAAGCGTTATAA
- a CDS encoding NCS2 family permease — MTAWLEKFFDLKENNTTIGAEFLGGTTTFLTLSYIIFVQPVVLSAAGMDPGAVLTATCLGGAIFSALMGVMTNYPIAMAPAMGHNFFFAFTVCGATAAGGMGYQWQEALGATAAAGLFFIFLSLIGVREKVLHCVPKSLRHAIAVGIGLLIALVGMQYGGLVIGRPGTIIGMGALTSLPVLLTLFGLVLTGTLIALKYRAAILIAMIASALVGIGTGLIEFKGLVSMPPSLAPTWLQLDITGNWLKSSFWTAIFIFLFLDMFDSVGTLSGVGERAGLIKNGILPKAREALTADALATVGGATMGTSTITSYIESAAGVSAGARTGLANIFTSLFFIAALFFNPLIETIGGGSAVDAKKVLYPVIAPALIIVGAFMIPGLKEIDWDDPTEYLPAFLCAIIMPFTFSITEGIAFGFILYSFLKIATGRGSEPNQLVHGISLLFILRYAFLAS, encoded by the coding sequence ATGACCGCTTGGCTTGAAAAATTCTTCGACCTCAAGGAGAACAACACCACAATCGGCGCCGAATTCCTTGGCGGCACCACAACCTTTCTGACGCTTTCCTACATTATATTTGTGCAACCCGTGGTTCTCTCGGCTGCCGGAATGGACCCGGGAGCCGTCCTGACCGCCACCTGCCTGGGCGGTGCAATTTTCTCGGCCCTCATGGGCGTCATGACCAACTACCCCATCGCAATGGCTCCCGCCATGGGTCACAATTTTTTCTTCGCCTTCACCGTTTGCGGCGCCACCGCAGCAGGCGGGATGGGCTATCAGTGGCAAGAGGCATTGGGCGCTACTGCCGCCGCCGGACTCTTTTTCATCTTCCTCAGCCTCATCGGTGTCCGGGAGAAGGTTCTTCATTGCGTGCCCAAGTCTCTCCGCCACGCCATCGCAGTCGGCATCGGTCTACTCATCGCCCTCGTCGGCATGCAATACGGCGGACTCGTAATCGGAAGGCCGGGTACCATCATCGGGATGGGTGCTCTGACCTCCCTGCCGGTGCTTCTGACCCTGTTCGGGCTTGTGCTGACCGGCACCTTAATCGCATTAAAATATCGCGCCGCTATCCTTATCGCCATGATCGCCTCGGCCCTGGTGGGTATCGGAACAGGCCTCATCGAATTCAAGGGCCTTGTCAGCATGCCGCCTTCGCTCGCTCCGACGTGGCTTCAACTCGACATTACCGGCAACTGGCTAAAGTCCAGTTTCTGGACTGCGATTTTCATTTTCCTGTTCCTCGATATGTTCGACTCGGTGGGCACGTTGAGCGGAGTGGGCGAGCGAGCGGGGCTTATCAAGAACGGCATTCTACCCAAGGCGAGAGAAGCACTCACGGCGGACGCCCTGGCCACTGTCGGCGGGGCAACGATGGGGACCTCCACCATCACCAGCTATATCGAAAGCGCCGCCGGGGTCTCTGCCGGGGCGAGAACGGGACTCGCCAATATTTTCACTTCTCTGTTCTTCATTGCAGCCCTGTTCTTTAATCCGCTAATCGAGACCATCGGAGGCGGCAGCGCAGTGGACGCCAAGAAGGTACTTTATCCGGTTATCGCGCCTGCCCTCATCATCGTGGGGGCGTTTATGATCCCTGGCCTTAAGGAAATTGACTGGGACGATCCGACTGAATATCTTCCGGCCTTCTTATGCGCCATTATCATGCCGTTCACCTTCTCGATTACCGAGGGAATCGCCTTCGGATTCATTCTCTACTCGTTCCTAAAAATAGCCACCGGTCGGGGCAGCGAGCCCAATCAACTCGTCCATGGTATTTCCCTGCTCTTCATTCTCCGCTACGCGTTTCTCGCCTCATGA
- a CDS encoding nucleotidyltransferase family protein produces the protein MTTRISAILLAAGLSSRLGRNKLLASLGGKAAVRRVAEAALASKAAEVVVVTGHEREGVEAALAGLSVTLVHNPDFESGQASSLVAGVRAAAPEADGYLFALGDQPLIGTGLIDELIEIFALSDATLAAAPVINGRRGNPALISASLKAELEALRGDEGARGIIKTIENESPSRFMTVVCGAEEMFWDIDTEEDFERVRARIENTRKKLEDA, from the coding sequence ATGACAACGAGAATTTCGGCCATACTGCTTGCCGCCGGGCTATCGAGTCGCCTTGGGCGCAACAAGCTGCTCGCCTCGCTGGGCGGGAAGGCGGCGGTGCGTAGAGTTGCCGAGGCGGCTCTAGCCTCTAAGGCGGCAGAGGTGGTGGTGGTCACGGGCCATGAGCGCGAAGGGGTCGAGGCGGCGCTGGCGGGATTGAGCGTGACGTTGGTGCATAACCCCGATTTTGAGAGCGGGCAGGCCTCCTCGCTTGTGGCGGGCGTGAGAGCGGCGGCCCCTGAGGCCGATGGGTACCTCTTTGCCCTTGGAGATCAACCACTTATAGGCACCGGCCTGATCGATGAGCTGATCGAGATATTCGCCCTATCAGATGCCACGCTCGCCGCCGCCCCCGTTATTAATGGCCGGCGCGGCAACCCGGCACTGATATCGGCAAGCCTGAAAGCTGAGCTTGAAGCGCTGCGCGGAGACGAGGGCGCACGCGGCATCATCAAGACAATTGAGAATGAGTCGCCCTCGCGTTTCATGACTGTGGTGTGCGGGGCCGAGGAGATGTTCTGGGACATCGACACGGAAGAGGATTTCGAGCGCGTTCGGGCGAGAATCGAAAACACCCGCAAAAAATTAGAAGACGCTTAA
- a CDS encoding iron-containing alcohol dehydrogenase, with amino-acid sequence MIAPFQIAKGPRVRFGRGEAAFVGEEAKTLGMSRPMVLTDPGVAASGALDPLLDGLKKSGLEHHLYAEVEADPSDTSMARASEAYASNNCTGLIAAGGGSTIDTAKAAGVLISNGGAIHDYFGFGNIPSPPPSLITVPTTAGTGSEVTCSAIVTDTGKKIKAVMASPLMFAQVAVVDPGLLAKMPGPVAAGTMMDALTHAIESMGSPKAGPWTRALCLEAIGNIGAHARRFVNDPSEPEAASAISIASTWAGHSFTNTGLGIVHSLSHPIGSYHHVHHGTSNAIFLPPVMRFNLQAVRADYAQIAPLLQHPDDEKIDSSSEAAPQAAINAIQSLVKDIGIPATLREAGVADETDFKIMAKDAAESPQVLTNPIPASEADMLALLRAALDG; translated from the coding sequence ATGATAGCGCCGTTTCAGATCGCCAAGGGCCCCCGCGTACGCTTTGGCCGAGGCGAGGCCGCTTTTGTCGGCGAGGAGGCAAAAACCCTCGGGATGAGCCGCCCCATGGTGTTGACAGATCCCGGCGTCGCGGCGAGTGGTGCGCTCGATCCGCTCCTGGACGGCCTCAAGAAATCAGGGTTGGAACATCACCTCTACGCCGAAGTCGAGGCAGATCCTTCGGACACGAGCATGGCCCGCGCGAGCGAGGCTTATGCGTCGAATAATTGCACCGGGCTTATCGCCGCGGGCGGCGGCAGCACCATCGACACCGCCAAGGCGGCGGGAGTATTAATTTCGAACGGAGGCGCTATTCACGACTACTTTGGTTTTGGCAACATCCCCTCCCCGCCGCCGTCCCTTATCACTGTCCCCACCACGGCGGGCACGGGCAGCGAGGTGACATGCAGCGCCATCGTCACCGACACCGGAAAAAAGATTAAAGCCGTCATGGCGAGCCCACTCATGTTCGCACAGGTGGCCGTGGTGGATCCGGGTCTTCTGGCCAAAATGCCGGGTCCCGTCGCAGCGGGCACGATGATGGACGCACTCACCCACGCCATTGAATCAATGGGCTCGCCCAAGGCCGGTCCCTGGACCCGTGCTCTATGCCTTGAGGCCATCGGAAACATCGGCGCCCACGCCCGCCGTTTCGTGAATGATCCCTCAGAGCCCGAGGCCGCTAGCGCAATTTCCATCGCCTCAACCTGGGCAGGACACTCGTTCACCAACACCGGCCTTGGCATCGTACATTCGCTCTCGCACCCCATCGGCTCCTATCACCACGTACATCACGGCACCTCGAACGCCATATTCCTTCCGCCCGTCATGCGCTTCAACCTCCAGGCTGTGCGAGCTGACTACGCCCAAATCGCCCCACTTCTACAACACCCCGATGACGAGAAAATCGACTCCTCAAGCGAGGCTGCCCCTCAGGCGGCGATCAACGCCATTCAATCGCTCGTTAAGGACATCGGCATCCCCGCCACACTGCGGGAGGCCGGCGTAGCGGATGAAACGGACTTCAAGATAATGGCGAAGGATGCGGCCGAGAGCCCTCAGGTACTCACAAATCCGATCCCGGCCAGCGAGGCGGACATGCTCGCGCTCCTACGCGCCGCCCTCGACGGATAA